A single genomic interval of Rhizobium leguminosarum bv. trifolii WSM1325 harbors:
- a CDS encoding transcriptional regulator, AsnC family (PFAM: regulatory protein AsnC/Lrp family~SMART: regulatory protein AsnC/Lrp family~KEGG: rec:RHECIAT_CH0002903 probable transcriptional regulator protein, AsnC family) — MLDDRDRRILDMLQKDAGISVTDLAERVALSISACSRRIQRLEESGHIARRIVVLDRGKMGVPTTVFALVKTAHHSDEWTETFRRIISDIPEIVEAHRLTGNHDYILKIVLPRVEHYDVIYKQIVRKIELFDVSASISMELLKGGTAIPVGYAD, encoded by the coding sequence ATGCTTGATGATCGCGACAGACGCATTCTGGACATGCTGCAGAAGGATGCGGGCATATCCGTGACCGATCTTGCCGAGCGCGTGGCACTTTCGATATCGGCCTGCTCGCGGCGTATCCAGCGGCTTGAGGAGAGCGGCCATATCGCCCGGCGCATCGTCGTGCTCGACCGGGGAAAGATGGGCGTGCCGACGACGGTCTTCGCGCTGGTCAAGACGGCGCACCATTCCGACGAATGGACGGAGACCTTCCGCCGGATCATCAGCGACATTCCGGAGATCGTCGAAGCGCACCGGCTGACCGGCAACCACGATTATATCCTGAAGATCGTGCTGCCGCGCGTCGAGCATTACGATGTGATCTACAAGCAGATCGTGCGCAAGATCGAACTCTTCGACGTCTCGGCCTCGATCTCGATGGAGCTTCTGAAAGGCGGCACGGCAATTCCCGTTGGGTATGCCGATTGA
- a CDS encoding aspartate racemase (TIGRFAM: aspartate racemase~PFAM: Asp/Glu/hydantoin racemase~KEGG: ret:RHE_CH02763 aspartate racemase protein) → METIGLIGGMSFESSAVYYRVVNEMVRDRKGGLASAELILHSVNFEEIVALQKAGDWDMAARRLADVALRLQIAGAGCILICTNTMHLIADKVAEKISVPLIHIIDETAKSLHAAGRKRPLLLATRYTMEHGFYSDRMKSLGLDIMVPDAGDRTTVHDIIFDELCAGKVLDSSRDKLMAVISRAIDNGADSIILGCTEICLILDPNHLPLPGFDTTAIHARAAVDFALGMDEAAEEEAA, encoded by the coding sequence ATGGAAACGATCGGCCTTATCGGCGGCATGAGTTTCGAAAGTTCGGCGGTCTATTACCGTGTCGTCAACGAGATGGTGCGTGATCGCAAGGGTGGCCTCGCCTCGGCCGAACTCATCCTGCATTCTGTCAATTTCGAGGAGATCGTCGCGCTTCAGAAGGCCGGCGACTGGGATATGGCCGCCCGTCGCCTCGCCGACGTGGCTCTGCGCCTGCAGATCGCCGGCGCCGGCTGCATCCTGATCTGCACCAACACCATGCATCTGATCGCCGACAAGGTCGCGGAGAAGATCTCCGTGCCGCTGATCCACATCATCGACGAGACGGCGAAATCGCTGCATGCGGCCGGCCGGAAGCGCCCGCTGCTGCTTGCTACCCGCTACACGATGGAGCACGGCTTCTATAGCGACCGCATGAAGAGCCTCGGCCTCGACATCATGGTTCCCGATGCCGGCGACCGCACCACCGTGCACGACATCATCTTCGACGAACTCTGCGCCGGCAAGGTGCTGGACAGCTCGCGCGACAAGCTGATGGCGGTAATATCACGCGCCATCGACAACGGCGCCGATAGCATCATCCTCGGCTGCACCGAGATCTGCCTGATCCTCGACCCCAACCACCTGCCGCTGCCAGGCTTCGACACCACAGCGATCCATGCGCGGGCGGCGGTCGATTTCGCGCTGGGAATGGACGAGGCAGCAGAAGAGGAAGCCGCCTGA
- a CDS encoding transcriptional regulator, MarR family with acetyltransferase activity (PFAM: GCN5-related N-acetyltransferase; regulatory protein MarR~SMART: regulatory protein MarR~KEGG: rec:RHECIAT_CH0002905 putative transcriptional regulator protein) produces MPDIALIETARDFNRFYTNFLGLLNKAYLDTPFTLTDARILFEVGSHEGISAVALARDLQLDPAYLSRILKRFRAEGLIETSPDPADLRSQVIIVTDRGRETFEELGRRSNAQIAARFDRLATGEPEAAVSAMHTIRALLDPAAKPAPAIIRAHRAGDIGWIVQSQGRFYAEEYGWDLRFEALVAEVAGKFLANFDPAKEYCWIAERGGVNVGSVLVTNGGDDIAKLRLLYVDKSARGLGLGKLLVDGCIHFSRDKGYRELSLWTNDMLETARAIYVKTGFRLVSEERHRMFGPEANGQNWVLDL; encoded by the coding sequence ATGCCCGATATCGCCCTCATCGAAACCGCCCGCGATTTCAACCGCTTCTATACGAACTTCCTCGGCCTGCTGAACAAGGCCTATCTCGACACGCCCTTCACGCTGACCGATGCCCGCATCCTCTTCGAGGTCGGCTCGCATGAGGGCATCAGCGCTGTAGCGCTTGCCCGCGACCTGCAGCTCGACCCGGCCTATCTCAGCCGCATCCTCAAGCGTTTCCGCGCCGAAGGGCTGATCGAAACCAGCCCCGATCCGGCAGATCTTCGCAGCCAGGTCATCATTGTCACCGATCGGGGACGAGAGACGTTCGAGGAACTCGGCCGACGCTCCAATGCGCAGATCGCCGCCCGTTTCGATCGCTTGGCGACTGGCGAACCGGAGGCAGCGGTCTCCGCCATGCACACGATCCGCGCCCTGCTCGACCCGGCGGCAAAGCCCGCACCGGCCATCATCCGCGCCCACCGCGCCGGCGATATCGGCTGGATCGTTCAGAGCCAGGGCCGCTTCTATGCCGAGGAATATGGCTGGGACCTGCGCTTCGAGGCGCTGGTCGCCGAGGTCGCCGGAAAATTCCTCGCCAATTTCGATCCGGCCAAGGAATATTGCTGGATCGCCGAACGCGGCGGCGTCAATGTCGGCTCCGTCCTCGTCACCAATGGCGGCGACGACATCGCCAAGCTCCGCCTGCTCTATGTCGACAAATCAGCCCGCGGCCTCGGGCTCGGCAAACTGCTGGTCGACGGATGCATCCACTTCTCCAGGGATAAAGGCTACCGCGAACTCTCGCTCTGGACCAACGACATGCTGGAGACCGCCCGCGCCATCTACGTCAAGACAGGATTTCGCCTTGTCTCCGAGGAGAGACATCGCATGTTCGGCCCCGAGGCGAACGGCCAGAACTGGGTGCTCGATCTCTGA
- a CDS encoding transcriptional regulator, TetR family (PFAM: regulatory protein TetR~KEGG: ret:RHE_CH02765 TetR family transcriptional regulator), with protein MTDATLTSEAKTRSRGRPREFDMDAALDAALRVFSERGYHAAAISELTEAMGLASGSIYKAFKDKRGIFLAAFAHYRKLGRRRLEAMIASAKTGREKVFQMVMYYTELSYGEAGRKGCLVVGGANDFALLDEEAAAHVVTAFAADEKLMADLIRIGQADGTIPKTVDPDTAALAFLCFTKGLRVIGKTGRSREEMLSAAEAAMKLVT; from the coding sequence ATGACCGACGCCACCCTCACATCCGAAGCAAAGACCCGCAGCCGCGGCCGTCCGCGCGAGTTCGATATGGACGCAGCACTCGATGCGGCGCTGCGCGTCTTTTCCGAACGCGGCTACCACGCCGCCGCCATCAGCGAATTGACCGAAGCAATGGGCCTTGCTTCGGGGAGCATCTACAAGGCATTCAAGGACAAGCGCGGGATCTTCCTCGCTGCTTTCGCCCATTATCGAAAACTCGGCCGACGGCGGCTGGAAGCGATGATCGCGTCTGCGAAGACCGGTCGCGAGAAGGTCTTCCAGATGGTGATGTATTATACCGAGCTCTCCTATGGCGAAGCCGGCCGCAAAGGCTGTCTCGTCGTTGGCGGCGCCAACGACTTCGCCCTGCTCGACGAGGAAGCCGCTGCCCACGTCGTGACTGCCTTTGCCGCGGACGAAAAGCTGATGGCTGATCTTATCCGCATCGGCCAGGCAGACGGCACCATTCCGAAGACGGTAGACCCGGATACCGCCGCCCTCGCCTTCCTCTGCTTTACCAAGGGCCTACGCGTCATCGGCAAAACAGGACGCAGCAGGGAAGAGATGCTGTCCGCGGCCGAGGCCGCGATGAAGCTCGTGACCTGA
- a CDS encoding major facilitator superfamily MFS_1 (PFAM: major facilitator superfamily MFS_1~KEGG: ret:RHE_CH02766 putative antibiotic resistance permease protein) produces MSISATTPDEAIPRALSPWLTFLFAAACGLVAANLYYGQPLAGPISADLGFTPAATGLIVTLTQIGYGLGLLLIVPLGDLTENRRLVLMLIAVSAVALIGAALSSTPTTFLVASLSIGLSSVAVQVLVPFAANMAPDATRGQVVGNVMSGLLCGIMLARPFASFVAEASSWHVVYYVTAGVMLVLAVVLRANLPVRRPTTRLRYGELLASMGHLALTSRVLQRRALYQAGMFGAFSLFWTTTPLLLASPAFGLTQNGIALFALAGAAGAIASPIAGRLADRGMTKIASTLAMLLGMAAFLIGHFAGDGSLGALLLLTAAAILLDFGVTTNLVCGQRAIYALNPEHRSRLNGLFMATFFAGGALGSALGGWAYATGGWTMTAWIGFCFPALAFLLFLTEGRGK; encoded by the coding sequence ATGAGCATTTCAGCCACCACGCCGGACGAGGCCATTCCCAGGGCGCTATCTCCCTGGCTCACCTTCCTTTTCGCCGCCGCCTGCGGGCTGGTGGCCGCCAATCTCTATTACGGCCAGCCGCTCGCCGGCCCGATCAGCGCCGATCTCGGCTTCACGCCTGCCGCCACCGGCCTGATCGTCACACTGACGCAGATCGGCTACGGCCTCGGCCTGCTGCTGATCGTGCCGCTCGGCGACCTCACCGAAAACCGCCGTCTGGTGTTGATGCTGATCGCCGTCTCCGCCGTCGCGCTCATCGGCGCGGCGCTGTCTTCGACGCCCACAACCTTCCTCGTCGCCTCGCTCTCTATCGGTCTTTCATCGGTCGCAGTTCAGGTCCTGGTTCCCTTTGCCGCCAACATGGCGCCTGATGCCACCCGTGGCCAGGTCGTCGGCAACGTCATGAGCGGCCTGCTCTGCGGCATCATGCTCGCCCGCCCCTTCGCAAGCTTCGTCGCCGAGGCCTCTTCCTGGCATGTGGTCTACTACGTCACTGCTGGCGTCATGCTCGTGCTCGCCGTCGTGCTCCGCGCTAACCTGCCGGTCCGCCGGCCGACGACCAGGCTACGCTACGGCGAACTGCTCGCCTCCATGGGCCACCTGGCACTGACCTCGCGGGTGCTGCAGCGCCGGGCGCTCTATCAGGCCGGCATGTTCGGCGCCTTCAGCCTGTTCTGGACGACGACGCCGCTGCTGCTCGCAAGTCCCGCCTTCGGCCTGACACAGAACGGCATCGCCCTCTTCGCCCTCGCAGGTGCTGCCGGCGCCATCGCCTCGCCGATTGCCGGCCGGCTTGCCGATCGCGGTATGACGAAGATCGCCTCGACGCTTGCCATGCTGCTCGGCATGGCTGCCTTCCTGATCGGCCATTTCGCCGGCGACGGCTCGCTTGGCGCTTTGCTGCTCTTGACGGCGGCAGCGATCCTTCTCGATTTCGGCGTGACGACCAATCTCGTCTGCGGCCAGCGCGCCATCTATGCGCTGAACCCGGAACATCGCAGCCGGCTCAACGGCCTGTTCATGGCGACCTTCTTTGCCGGCGGCGCACTGGGCTCAGCACTCGGCGGCTGGGCCTATGCGACCGGCGGCTGGACGATGACGGCGTGGATCGGCTTCTGCTTCCCTGCGCTGGCCTTCCTGCTGTTCCTGACGGAAGGACGCGGCAAGTAA
- a CDS encoding conserved hypothetical protein (KEGG: met:M446_4000 hypothetical protein) has translation MEIDEEKIDDAVLALLWLTLHDGDRAWKGFDWGVMDRLHQKGLIANPAGKAKSVVLSDEGLRRSEELFRALFMRST, from the coding sequence ATGGAGATAGACGAAGAGAAAATCGACGATGCTGTGCTTGCATTGTTATGGCTGACGCTGCATGACGGAGACCGTGCCTGGAAAGGTTTTGACTGGGGCGTGATGGACCGTTTGCATCAGAAAGGTCTGATTGCAAATCCCGCGGGCAAGGCCAAGTCTGTGGTTCTGAGCGACGAAGGTTTGCGACGATCGGAGGAATTATTCCGCGCTCTGTTTATGCGATCGACGTGA
- a CDS encoding transcriptional regulator, HxlR family (PFAM: helix-turn-helix HxlR type~KEGG: ret:RHE_CH02767 putative transcriptional regulator protein): MSGAVLSLKNRMPGTRREIDLAGLDFGNCPVRDMMQQIGGKWSTLLLDVLADRPYRFGELRRMIPDISQRMLTQTLRDLQRDGYIHREVFPTKPPSVEYSMTELGRSLYQTLAQLLNWAEANHDAVRAARSQFDSHNS; this comes from the coding sequence ATGAGCGGTGCAGTCCTCAGTTTGAAGAACAGGATGCCGGGGACGCGGCGCGAGATCGATCTTGCCGGCCTCGATTTCGGCAACTGCCCGGTCAGGGACATGATGCAGCAGATCGGCGGCAAATGGTCGACGCTGCTCCTCGATGTGCTGGCGGATCGGCCCTATCGGTTCGGCGAGCTGCGGCGGATGATCCCTGATATTTCGCAGCGCATGCTGACGCAGACGCTGCGCGACCTGCAGAGGGACGGTTACATCCACCGCGAGGTGTTCCCGACCAAGCCGCCGAGTGTGGAATATTCGATGACCGAACTCGGCCGCTCGCTTTACCAGACGCTGGCGCAACTGTTGAACTGGGCGGAAGCAAACCATGATGCCGTTCGCGCCGCCCGTTCTCAGTTCGATTCTCACAACAGCTAG
- a CDS encoding NmrA family protein (PFAM: NmrA family protein; dTDP-4-dehydrorhamnose reductase~KEGG: rec:RHECIAT_CH0002909 hypothetical protein): MSETILVTGAAGQLGQRVIHHLIETYKIAPGSIVAATRSPEKLSELEKKGVVTRKADFDDAAGLEEAFAGVDRLLIISTDALDTPGKRLAQHQGAVAAAVKAGVKHIAYTSMPAPDNSLVTFAPDHLGSENAIKSSGIAHTIIRDAWYHDNYLHGMPHNLQGGKWYSATGDGKISTISRDDCALAIAAALASGTSESATYTLTGAQSLNNRQIAAIVSDVAGKPLAVVDVNDEQLGQGMLGAGLPGFVADMLVSADANTRAGKFDIVTEDFTKLTGKQPQPLKDFFVEHKAALTTSGNAAH, translated from the coding sequence ATGAGCGAAACCATCCTGGTCACCGGCGCTGCTGGGCAGCTCGGACAGCGTGTCATCCATCACCTCATCGAGACCTACAAGATCGCCCCCGGCAGCATTGTCGCGGCAACGCGCAGCCCCGAAAAGCTCTCCGAACTCGAAAAGAAGGGTGTGGTCACCCGCAAGGCCGATTTCGATGACGCGGCCGGTCTGGAGGAGGCTTTCGCCGGCGTCGACCGGTTGCTGATCATCAGCACCGATGCGCTCGACACCCCCGGCAAGCGCCTTGCCCAGCACCAGGGTGCCGTCGCGGCGGCAGTCAAAGCAGGCGTCAAGCACATCGCCTACACCTCGATGCCGGCGCCGGACAATTCGCTCGTCACCTTCGCGCCCGATCATCTCGGCAGCGAAAACGCCATCAAGTCAAGCGGCATCGCCCATACGATCATCCGCGATGCCTGGTACCACGACAACTATCTGCACGGGATGCCGCACAATCTGCAGGGCGGCAAATGGTACAGCGCCACCGGCGACGGCAAGATCTCCACCATCTCGCGTGACGACTGCGCGTTGGCGATCGCCGCAGCCCTTGCCTCCGGCACATCCGAGAGCGCCACCTATACGCTGACCGGCGCGCAATCGCTGAACAACCGGCAGATCGCCGCCATCGTCTCCGACGTCGCCGGCAAGCCGCTCGCGGTCGTCGACGTCAATGATGAGCAGCTCGGTCAGGGTATGCTCGGCGCCGGCCTCCCCGGTTTTGTCGCCGACATGCTGGTCTCTGCCGACGCCAACACCCGCGCCGGCAAGTTCGACATCGTCACCGAAGACTTCACCAAGCTGACCGGCAAACAGCCGCAGCCGCTGAAGGATTTCTTCGTGGAGCACAAGGCGGCGCTGACGACTTCAGGCAATGCTGCGCATTGA
- a CDS encoding Pyridoxine 5'-phosphate synthase (PFAM: Pyridoxal phosphate biosynthetic protein PdxJ~KEGG: rec:RHECIAT_CH0002911 pyridoxine 5'-phosphate synthase protein (pyridoxal phosphate biosynthesis protein)) codes for MPAKLSVNLNAVAMLRNRRDLPWPSVEALGRIALKSGASGLTVHPRPDQRHIRFSDLPVIRNLIDDEFPKTEFNIEGYPTEEFFELCAGAAPEQVTLVPDDPAQATSDHGWDFRKHQAFLTDAVARLKTMGCRVSLFADGDGDAQAVEIAKAVGADRIELYTGPYGGCFDAPERAGPILEALGRTADAALEIGLAVNAGHDLTVENLPALVRRIPQLAEVSIGHGLTADALEYGMAETVRRFCRACGQVV; via the coding sequence ATGCCCGCCAAGCTCTCCGTGAACCTCAACGCCGTCGCGATGCTGCGCAACCGGCGCGACCTGCCCTGGCCGAGCGTCGAAGCGCTCGGGCGTATCGCGCTGAAATCCGGTGCGAGCGGGCTGACGGTGCATCCGCGCCCCGACCAGCGGCACATCCGCTTTTCCGACCTGCCTGTGATCCGCAACCTGATCGACGACGAATTCCCCAAGACCGAGTTCAATATCGAGGGTTATCCCACAGAGGAATTCTTCGAACTCTGCGCCGGCGCGGCACCCGAGCAGGTGACGCTGGTGCCTGACGATCCCGCCCAGGCGACCTCCGATCACGGCTGGGATTTCCGCAAGCACCAGGCGTTCCTGACCGATGCCGTCGCGCGGCTGAAGACGATGGGATGCCGGGTGTCGCTGTTTGCCGATGGTGACGGGGACGCACAGGCGGTTGAGATCGCCAAGGCGGTCGGCGCCGATCGGATCGAACTCTATACCGGCCCCTATGGCGGTTGCTTCGACGCACCGGAGCGGGCAGGCCCGATCCTTGAAGCGCTTGGACGGACGGCAGATGCGGCCCTTGAAATCGGCCTCGCCGTCAATGCCGGCCACGATCTGACGGTCGAAAACCTGCCGGCGCTGGTCAGGCGCATTCCCCAGCTTGCCGAGGTCTCGATCGGTCATGGGTTGACCGCCGATGCGCTGGAATACGGCATGGCGGAAACGGTGCGGCGCTTCTGCCGGGCTTGCGGGCAGGTGGTTTGA
- a CDS encoding transcriptional regulator, MerR family (PFAM: regulatory protein MerR; Transcription regulator MerR DNA binding; regulatory protein LuxR~SMART: regulatory protein MerR; regulatory protein LuxR~KEGG: rec:RHECIAT_CH0002912 probable transcriptional regulator protein) gives MPDGSKRLFATAGIASEARSRYRFLPSAALPPDLPDGPVPIADMANAFGVTHRTLHFYEEKGLISANRIGLMRVYGQDDVMRMAVITVCRDTGMPIAVIQELMGELRNADSQETAEAMFREALQVRKRELTAEMSTLHRQLQQVGDLLDYDGSIEEPPLNDNQDSASLTAQERRCLELMAEGYSTQRIARALDLKHDETRDLEAGIILKFRANNRFQAIAKAVLLGIVQA, from the coding sequence ATGCCAGACGGTTCCAAACGCCTGTTTGCCACCGCCGGTATCGCTTCGGAGGCCCGATCGAGATATCGGTTCCTGCCTTCAGCCGCGCTGCCGCCGGATCTACCTGATGGTCCGGTGCCTATTGCCGACATGGCAAACGCATTCGGCGTCACACACAGGACACTGCATTTCTATGAAGAGAAAGGGTTGATTTCAGCCAACCGCATCGGCCTGATGAGGGTCTACGGCCAGGACGATGTGATGCGCATGGCCGTGATCACGGTCTGCCGCGATACCGGTATGCCGATCGCCGTCATCCAGGAACTGATGGGCGAACTCCGCAACGCTGATTCGCAGGAGACGGCCGAGGCAATGTTCCGCGAGGCCCTGCAGGTGCGCAAGCGCGAACTGACGGCAGAGATGTCGACGCTGCACCGCCAGCTCCAGCAGGTCGGCGACCTCCTGGACTACGACGGCAGCATCGAGGAGCCGCCGTTAAACGACAATCAGGACAGTGCAAGCCTGACCGCACAGGAGCGGCGTTGCCTGGAACTGATGGCCGAGGGTTATTCCACCCAGCGCATCGCCCGGGCGCTCGACCTGAAGCATGACGAAACCCGTGACCTGGAGGCCGGAATCATCCTGAAATTCCGCGCCAACAACCGCTTCCAGGCCATCGCCAAGGCAGTTCTGCTCGGCATCGTGCAGGCTTAG
- a CDS encoding exodeoxyribonuclease V protein, alpha subunit (KEGG: rec:RHECIAT_CH0002913 exodeoxyribonuclease V protein, alpha subunit) — MQFAPQQDEALKAVSKWLKEGRSPLFRLFGYAGTGKTTLAKHFAENVDGDVLFAAFTGKAAQVLRSRGASNARTIHSLIYRPRGEEAVEDEETGKTSIAPMFSINRQSPVAKAALIIVDECSMVDEALGKDLMSFGTPILVLGDPGQLPPVTGGGYFTNQDPDYLLTDIHRQARDNPIIKLAMQVREGNEVMYGDYGTAKVISKNEVTQQLVLDADQVLVGTNRTRRRYNQRLRELKGFNADYPQTGDKLVCLRNDPAKGLLNGSLWQVMTSSKETTKPGINLLVRPEDDDMDRGAAKIKLLKQAFEDVEGEIPWNTRKRYDEFDFGYALTVHKAQGSQWNDVVLFDESWAFRDTRERWLYTAITRAAETLTIVR; from the coding sequence ATGCAATTTGCGCCGCAACAAGATGAAGCCCTGAAGGCTGTTTCGAAATGGCTGAAGGAAGGGCGCTCGCCGCTCTTTCGCCTGTTCGGCTACGCCGGAACGGGAAAGACGACGCTTGCCAAGCATTTTGCCGAAAATGTCGACGGCGACGTGCTGTTTGCCGCATTCACCGGCAAGGCGGCGCAGGTGCTGCGCTCGCGCGGCGCCTCCAACGCCCGGACGATCCATTCGCTGATCTATCGGCCGCGCGGCGAGGAGGCCGTGGAAGACGAGGAAACAGGCAAGACCTCGATCGCGCCGATGTTTTCGATCAACCGGCAAAGCCCGGTCGCCAAGGCGGCGCTGATCATCGTCGACGAATGCTCGATGGTGGACGAGGCGCTCGGCAAGGATCTGATGAGCTTCGGCACGCCGATCCTGGTGCTCGGCGATCCCGGCCAGCTGCCGCCGGTCACAGGCGGCGGCTACTTCACCAATCAGGATCCGGACTACCTGCTCACCGATATCCACCGGCAGGCGCGCGACAATCCGATCATCAAGCTCGCCATGCAGGTGCGCGAAGGCAATGAGGTGATGTACGGCGATTACGGCACGGCCAAGGTGATCTCGAAGAACGAGGTGACGCAGCAGCTGGTGCTCGATGCCGATCAGGTGCTCGTCGGCACCAATCGCACGCGGCGGCGCTACAATCAGCGCCTGCGTGAGTTGAAAGGCTTCAATGCCGATTATCCGCAGACCGGCGACAAGCTCGTCTGCCTGCGGAACGATCCGGCCAAGGGCCTGCTCAACGGTTCGCTCTGGCAGGTGATGACCTCGTCCAAGGAAACGACGAAGCCCGGCATCAATCTGCTCGTCCGCCCTGAGGATGACGACATGGACCGGGGAGCGGCCAAGATCAAACTGCTGAAGCAGGCCTTTGAGGATGTCGAGGGCGAGATTCCCTGGAACACCCGCAAACGCTACGACGAGTTCGACTTCGGCTACGCGCTGACCGTTCACAAGGCGCAGGGTTCGCAATGGAACGATGTCGTGCTCTTCGACGAGAGCTGGGCGTTTCGCGATACCCGGGAACGCTGGCTCTATACAGCAATCACGCGCGCGGCAGAGACGCTGACGATCGTCCGCTGA
- a CDS encoding transcriptional regulator, LysR family (PFAM: LysR substrate-binding; regulatory protein LysR~KEGG: rec:RHECIAT_CH0002914 probable transcriptional regulator protein, LysR family): MDIVSALRTFQRVVETGSFSAAAHDLDVTQPAVSRQVAALEGHFNTRLLHRTTSGLSLTAEGERMLPMALRILEAVEELGDAAGSDGTTASGKVRLSVPAPLGLYLSERLGDLLAAHPKLSVELIFREQGSDMIEERLDLEVRLGQVADSSLVCRRIGWTTAFLVASPAYLARRAAPRAPKEIKDHECLCYNRAGEANTWSFSNGSEDISVRISPRLTACNAVAIHRAALAGAGLAVLSHIIAMPDIAAGRLVPVMKDFQPSRLPVTVVYPSRRNMPLRVKTVLDFLTGAMGQDPSMCASGADRQWN, from the coding sequence ATGGATATCGTTTCGGCATTGCGGACCTTTCAGCGCGTCGTGGAGACGGGTTCGTTTTCGGCGGCGGCGCACGATCTCGACGTGACGCAGCCGGCGGTCTCGCGACAGGTTGCAGCCCTCGAGGGCCATTTCAACACCCGCCTCCTGCATCGCACGACGAGCGGCCTGTCGCTGACGGCAGAGGGGGAGCGGATGCTGCCGATGGCGCTGCGGATTCTCGAAGCGGTTGAGGAGCTCGGCGATGCGGCCGGATCTGACGGAACCACGGCCTCGGGAAAGGTCAGGCTCAGCGTTCCAGCACCACTCGGCCTCTATCTCAGCGAGCGGCTCGGCGATCTTCTCGCCGCCCATCCGAAGCTCTCGGTCGAACTCATCTTCAGGGAGCAGGGCTCGGATATGATCGAGGAGCGCCTGGATCTCGAAGTGCGCTTGGGCCAGGTCGCCGACAGCAGCCTCGTCTGCCGGCGGATCGGCTGGACGACCGCCTTCCTCGTTGCATCTCCCGCCTATCTCGCACGCAGGGCGGCTCCCCGCGCACCGAAGGAGATCAAGGACCATGAATGCCTGTGCTACAACAGGGCAGGCGAGGCCAATACCTGGTCCTTCTCGAACGGTTCGGAAGACATATCGGTCCGGATCTCGCCGCGGCTGACCGCCTGCAATGCCGTCGCCATTCACCGGGCAGCCCTTGCCGGCGCGGGTCTTGCGGTGCTTTCGCACATCATCGCGATGCCCGATATCGCCGCCGGCCGGCTGGTCCCCGTGATGAAGGATTTCCAGCCGAGCCGGCTGCCGGTTACCGTCGTCTATCCCTCGCGGCGCAACATGCCGCTGCGCGTCAAGACGGTTCTGGATTTTCTCACCGGAGCTATGGGGCAGGACCCGTCGATGTGCGCCAGCGGCGCGGACCGGCAGTGGAACTGA